The Cyanobacteriota bacterium nucleotide sequence AGAGTACACGTCCACCCCGTGCTAGCATCCACAGCTTGCCATCTGTGGTAAAGCCCATGTTTTGCACCCGACGAGAACTAGTACGATTGTGCCCTACCCACACAGATTGTCCCGGTTCCCAAGTGGAATAAAAGTTACCCTTGGCTGATACCGCAACATATTTTCCATCGGGCGATCGAGAAATATTCCGAACAACCCCAACTGCATCCTGAACAAGGGCTTTCCAGTTGCGTCCAGCATCAACTGTGCGATAGATAGCGCCTACATCGGTGACCATTTCCGCTTGATTGTTCCCTAAAGCCAAGATCCGATCGGGTGCACCAGGTAACTTGCTACTGAGGGCAACTTTTTCCCAAGACTTTCCAGCATCAGTAGTATGCAGCAAGATAGAGGGCTGACCCACAATCCATCCCTCATCCCCAGAAAAACTCACCGACGAAAACCGATAGTTAACGTCATCATCTAGTTCAAAGCTGCGTAATTGCCAAGTTTTACCGCCGTTGGTTGTTTCAAAGACGGTAGCTCGGTTACCTACAATCCATCCATGCTCTGGCGTGCTAAAGGCAATATCCAACAGGTTTGCTGTCGTAGGTAAACTAATGACCTGCCAAGGGTTATTGCTAACTGGCGGCAATAGGTCTC carries:
- a CDS encoding photosynthesis system II assembly factor Ycf48 → MRSTLTNILTSLQRFVVILLVVLLCSSCRDLLPPVSNNPWQVISLPTTANLLDIAFSTPEHGWIVGNRATVFETTNGGKTWQLRSFELDDDVNYRFSSVSFSGDEGWIVGQPSILLHTTDAGKSWEKVALSSKLPGAPDRILALGNNQAEMVTDVGAIYRTVDAGRNWKALVQDAVGVVRNISRSPDGKYVAVSAKGNFYSTWEPGQSVWVGHNRTSSRRVQNMGFTTDGKLWMLARGGRVL